Proteins encoded within one genomic window of uncultured Desulfobacter sp.:
- a CDS encoding PilZ domain-containing protein, producing the protein MEFDVKKIFFPSVGVNLVFNMNTDCPISTSSIIYDADFDKQTIIIAQPNLPIPPNTKFEQLHLTTLAHINQRRLRIGMYCRPIRVINNYAMTDGSPAKAIEIQYRLPAIETNIRSAFRLQMNTKYAVKAQIAYNGQKYRTPGDFKIKDISFSGLGLVILEKKGKRPSPLSDLKTGTKMIMGLALVDRDQPGAIGTFPVQIQVARINMNYSKTDTLIGLKIINIARENDEVLNQFIHTAQIEELKRISKQS; encoded by the coding sequence ATGGAATTTGACGTCAAAAAAATATTTTTCCCTTCGGTGGGCGTAAATCTCGTATTCAACATGAACACCGATTGCCCCATTTCAACATCTTCCATTATTTATGATGCTGATTTTGATAAACAGACCATCATCATTGCCCAACCAAACCTCCCTATTCCCCCAAACACTAAGTTTGAGCAACTTCACCTGACAACGCTTGCCCACATCAATCAACGGCGTCTGCGAATTGGGATGTATTGTAGACCCATCCGAGTTATCAACAATTACGCCATGACAGACGGCAGCCCGGCAAAAGCGATTGAAATTCAATATCGATTGCCGGCCATTGAAACCAATATACGCTCCGCATTCAGACTGCAAATGAATACCAAATATGCCGTAAAGGCCCAAATAGCCTATAACGGACAGAAATACCGGACGCCTGGGGATTTCAAAATCAAAGATATCTCTTTTTCAGGCTTGGGCCTTGTCATACTTGAAAAGAAAGGAAAGCGCCCATCTCCTTTATCTGACCTGAAAACAGGTACAAAAATGATCATGGGGCTTGCATTAGTGGACCGTGATCAGCCTGGCGCCATCGGCACCTTTCCTGTTCAAATTCAGGTTGCGCGAATCAACATGAACTACTCTAAAACGGATACATTGATTGGCTTAAAAATTATCAATATTGCCAGAGAAAATGATGAAGTGTTAAACCAGTTCATCCATACGGCCCAGATAGAGGAATTAAAACGAATTAGCAAACAAAGCTGA
- a CDS encoding exonuclease domain-containing protein codes for MQTFLFYDIETSGLNPAFDQVLTFACIRTDLSLNEISREDIVVRLREDIVPSPGAFLTHRLDARILETGISEYDAAVKIHTLLNTPRTISIGYNSLGFDDEFLRFLFYRNLLDPYSHQFADGCSRMDMLPVTLIYYLFCPQALFWPVLENGQPTMKLEYLTQQNKFKTSGRAHEAMSDVESVIGLVRAFSQHSKVWSYVQSFFDKNADFKRMNSLHNSKLSKTYGMDIAIMISVSFGAKCNYMAPVIYVGSSVPYKNQSLWIRLDKEELFEQIDESLGVYDLMTIRKKPGDQWFILPVLDRFWEKLSSVARTVCIQNLDFIKQNMSRFEKTISFHQNFKYSQVPDIDPDADLYQGGFFSFKDKKEIEAFHKAEEKKRGQIVQSFHSDRVRILAQRVLVRNFNEKPGFAPEFCAHLKCLSGNDPKKSIKGYKEDVKLTCAEALEEIKMLEAGVMQSSDSGQKDLLKWLKVHIQHQSALFANSF; via the coding sequence ATGCAGACATTTTTATTCTATGATATTGAAACATCGGGTTTGAATCCCGCCTTTGATCAGGTTCTGACCTTTGCATGTATTCGAACGGATTTATCTTTAAATGAGATAAGCAGGGAAGATATTGTCGTCCGTCTCAGGGAGGATATTGTTCCTTCTCCCGGGGCATTTCTTACACACAGGCTTGATGCGCGAATCCTTGAAACCGGAATCAGTGAGTATGATGCCGCCGTAAAAATTCATACGCTTTTAAATACCCCGCGAACCATCAGCATCGGGTATAATTCCCTTGGGTTTGATGACGAATTTTTACGTTTTCTTTTCTATCGTAATCTCTTGGATCCGTATTCACATCAGTTCGCCGATGGGTGTAGCCGGATGGATATGTTGCCGGTTACATTGATTTATTATCTATTCTGTCCCCAGGCTCTTTTTTGGCCCGTACTTGAAAATGGACAACCAACCATGAAGCTTGAGTACTTAACCCAGCAAAATAAATTTAAAACTTCGGGCCGAGCACATGAAGCCATGAGCGATGTTGAGTCTGTTATCGGTCTTGTAAGGGCGTTTTCACAGCACAGTAAGGTTTGGTCGTATGTCCAAAGTTTTTTTGACAAAAATGCTGATTTTAAGCGCATGAACAGCCTTCATAATTCTAAATTATCTAAAACGTATGGAATGGATATCGCTATTATGATATCCGTCTCTTTTGGTGCAAAATGTAACTATATGGCTCCGGTGATTTATGTGGGGAGTTCTGTTCCCTATAAAAATCAAAGCTTGTGGATTCGTTTAGATAAGGAGGAGCTCTTTGAGCAGATTGATGAATCCCTTGGGGTATATGATCTAATGACAATACGGAAAAAGCCGGGAGATCAGTGGTTTATTTTGCCTGTTTTGGATCGTTTTTGGGAGAAGCTTTCTTCTGTAGCGCGCACAGTGTGTATACAAAATCTCGATTTTATCAAGCAAAACATGTCCCGCTTTGAAAAAACGATCAGTTTTCATCAAAATTTCAAATATTCCCAGGTGCCTGATATCGATCCAGATGCGGATTTGTATCAGGGGGGATTCTTCTCATTTAAAGATAAAAAAGAGATTGAGGCATTTCATAAAGCAGAGGAAAAAAAGAGAGGGCAAATTGTCCAGAGTTTTCATAGTGACAGGGTACGCATACTGGCCCAAAGAGTACTTGTGCGAAATTTTAATGAAAAACCTGGATTTGCCCCTGAATTCTGTGCGCATTTAAAATGTCTTTCTGGAAACGATCCAAAGAAGTCTATCAAAGGGTATAAAGAGGATGTCAAACTGACATGTGCCGAGGCGCTTGAAGAAATCAAAATGCTTGAAGCCGGCGTGATGCAGTCCTCTGATTCGGGCCAAAAAGATCTTTTAAAGTGGCTGAAAGTCCATATTCAGCATCAGTCAGCTTTGTTTGCTAATTCGTTTTAA
- the rpsI gene encoding 30S ribosomal protein S9: MESTNQFYATGKRKNSVAKVWLMPGTGKIVINNRELDEYFDVPTNRDAMKSPLVLTDKSDAFDLKITVMGGGYTGQAGAIRQGVSKALVLSDPDLRGVLKSAGFLTRDARQKERKKYGKKGARASFQFSKR, from the coding sequence ATGGAAAGTACAAACCAATTTTACGCAACGGGTAAGCGGAAGAATTCTGTGGCCAAAGTGTGGCTTATGCCTGGTACAGGAAAAATTGTCATTAATAACAGAGAACTGGATGAGTATTTTGATGTTCCCACAAACAGGGATGCGATGAAGTCTCCTCTTGTTCTTACGGATAAAAGCGATGCCTTTGATTTGAAAATTACTGTGATGGGTGGTGGGTATACCGGCCAGGCTGGTGCCATTCGTCAAGGTGTTTCCAAGGCGCTCGTATTATCAGATCCTGATCTGCGTGGTGTTTTGAAATCTGCAGGTTTTCTTACCAGGGACGCCAGACAAAAAGAACGTAAAAAATACGGGAAAAAGGGAGCAAGGGCGAGTTTCCAGTTCTCCAAGAGATAA
- the rplM gene encoding 50S ribosomal protein L13, with protein MEKYTYSAKRSDNKENWCVIDAKDQVLGRLASQIAYRIRGKHNPLFTPHVDTGDWVIVVNADKVRLTGNKMGQKTYYRHSGYIGGIKSQTAKEMLEKKPEDILRKAVRGMLPKNRLGRKLGKKLFVYAGDQHPHAAQKPQVVEF; from the coding sequence TTGGAAAAATATACATACAGTGCGAAAAGATCTGACAACAAAGAGAACTGGTGCGTCATTGATGCAAAAGACCAGGTGCTTGGGCGGCTTGCTTCCCAGATAGCGTATAGAATCCGGGGTAAACATAACCCTCTTTTCACCCCTCATGTAGATACAGGTGACTGGGTGATTGTTGTCAATGCGGACAAGGTCCGTCTAACCGGGAATAAAATGGGGCAAAAAACCTATTACCGCCATTCCGGTTATATCGGAGGAATCAAATCCCAGACGGCCAAGGAAATGCTTGAAAAAAAACCTGAAGACATTTTAAGAAAAGCTGTTCGTGGGATGCTTCCCAAAAACAGACTCGGTCGTAAGCTTGGGAAAAAATTATTTGTTTATGCAGGCGATCAGCATCCCCACGCTGCACAGAAGCCGCAGGTTGTCGAATTCTAA
- a CDS encoding polymer-forming cytoskeletal protein yields MRKNTKNLSIIDKELKIDGSIESCGKLIIKGEVTGTIDGDVVIIAQDGEVNSTLTKVSSLTIGGNFKGELIASKELIILATGSCAGKVVCQDLIVENGGVLNADISCKTSSKMEPAKRDKSFFSKGEGAKQKKEKQIQL; encoded by the coding sequence GTGAGAAAAAATACGAAGAATCTAAGCATCATTGATAAGGAACTCAAGATTGACGGCTCCATAGAAAGTTGTGGGAAATTGATCATCAAAGGAGAAGTAACGGGTACGATTGACGGGGATGTTGTAATTATTGCCCAGGACGGAGAGGTTAACTCAACTTTGACAAAGGTGTCCAGCTTGACCATTGGCGGCAATTTTAAAGGAGAATTGATCGCTTCAAAGGAGTTGATCATTTTGGCAACCGGTTCCTGTGCTGGAAAAGTTGTGTGCCAGGACCTGATTGTGGAAAACGGTGGTGTGCTCAATGCGGATATCTCCTGCAAGACATCCAGCAAAATGGAGCCCGCTAAGAGAGATAAATCGTTTTTTTCAAAAGGGGAGGGGGCAAAGCAGAAAAAGGAAAAGCAAATACAATTATAA
- a CDS encoding L,D-transpeptidase family protein gives MINKTKLAIPISVIIVSVCLVWFGSEKSFAALVPGALIRIPQNENAIIVEKKSQMLYVYSAKKGLGSPTFQAPCSTGANPGPKTRSGDKRTPEGVYFLKDEFEDRYLTPVYGEKAFTSDYPNFFDLRLGKQGSAIWIHGTDKILKPMDSNGCVALENKNIIALSDYIHLDATPLIIVDQINYAPTDTLIRTQKKINEFLKQWAKALAGQSYHTYLSFYDSTYLPDISWWEAWLGMRDKVGAQHPEGFDVVLENTGIYTQGGIVVVLCDMSLSLDDSNKIYLGKRQFFIRQGTAAPLIVGDFFQTKDNAFNSGETPLLAASRMLFPDESTDKLVVETVQQWMAAWSSKNMDKYARFYTNDFICDGMGKTAWVKRKKQLAQKYDYILVTGKNFKAFPTKDGYTVSFVQYYKSSGYSTHGKKQLKLVRQDGEWKIFRENWKGK, from the coding sequence ATGATCAATAAAACGAAATTAGCAATCCCAATAAGCGTAATAATTGTGTCTGTTTGCCTGGTTTGGTTTGGTTCGGAAAAGTCTTTTGCGGCATTGGTGCCGGGCGCTTTGATTCGGATACCTCAAAATGAAAATGCCATTATCGTAGAGAAAAAAAGCCAAATGCTTTATGTCTACTCTGCAAAAAAGGGCCTTGGCAGTCCAACGTTTCAGGCACCCTGTTCCACCGGCGCAAATCCGGGGCCTAAGACCCGGTCCGGTGATAAAAGAACCCCGGAGGGCGTTTATTTTTTAAAAGACGAATTTGAAGACCGCTATCTGACACCGGTATATGGGGAAAAAGCGTTTACGTCAGACTATCCCAATTTTTTTGATTTGCGACTTGGCAAGCAGGGGTCGGCCATATGGATTCATGGAACAGATAAGATTTTAAAGCCCATGGATTCAAACGGGTGCGTTGCCCTGGAAAATAAAAATATCATTGCGCTGTCCGATTACATCCATTTGGATGCTACGCCTTTGATTATTGTTGATCAGATAAATTATGCCCCTACTGATACGCTGATACGGACACAAAAAAAGATTAACGAATTTCTCAAACAATGGGCCAAGGCATTGGCTGGTCAAAGTTATCACACCTATTTATCGTTTTATGACTCGACCTATCTTCCGGATATCTCATGGTGGGAAGCGTGGCTGGGTATGCGCGATAAGGTCGGCGCACAACACCCTGAAGGATTTGATGTTGTGCTCGAAAATACAGGGATTTATACACAGGGTGGCATTGTTGTTGTTCTTTGCGACATGAGCCTTTCCCTGGATGACAGCAATAAAATTTATTTGGGTAAACGGCAGTTTTTTATTCGCCAGGGAACGGCCGCTCCTCTTATAGTAGGAGATTTTTTTCAGACCAAAGACAACGCGTTTAATTCCGGTGAAACGCCTTTATTGGCTGCGTCAAGGATGCTTTTCCCCGATGAGTCAACGGATAAATTGGTGGTTGAGACCGTTCAACAGTGGATGGCTGCCTGGTCTTCAAAAAATATGGATAAATATGCTCGATTTTATACCAATGATTTTATTTGTGACGGCATGGGGAAAACTGCATGGGTGAAACGTAAAAAACAACTTGCCCAAAAATATGATTATATTTTGGTTACCGGCAAGAATTTTAAGGCCTTTCCCACGAAAGACGGGTATACGGTTAGTTTTGTTCAGTACTATAAGTCCAGTGGATATTCAACCCACGGAAAAAAACAGCTTAAACTTGTTAGACAGGATGGAGAATGGAAGATATTTCGAGAGAACTGGAAAGGGAAATAG
- the ruvB gene encoding Holliday junction branch migration DNA helicase RuvB, translating into MTADADILSYSSDKKGVVSEKLKIEDHSQEIVSLRPGCFDDYVGQAAAVETLKIAIQAAKMRREPLEHILLHGPPGLGKTTVSYIIANEMGKDLTVTSGPTLEKGGDLVGILTNLGEGDILFVDEIHRIPKVVEEFLYPAMEDFAVDFVFDKGIHARSHRYRLKQFVLIGATTRVGLLSAPLRDRFGIFRTLDFYSVEELTVIIQRSALLLKTRITDDGAWELAKRSRGTPRIANRLLKRVRDYAMVRHQGIMTAEGVKEALSLEGIDNLGLTPLDRNYLETIIRFYNGGPVGIEAISATLQEETDTLVDVVEPYLLKIGLVLRTSSGRKASDNAYRHLNFEKRA; encoded by the coding sequence ATGACCGCCGACGCAGACATTTTAAGCTATAGTTCAGATAAAAAAGGGGTGGTTTCAGAGAAGCTTAAAATTGAAGACCATTCCCAGGAGATCGTTTCCCTTCGTCCCGGTTGCTTTGATGATTATGTGGGGCAGGCCGCAGCCGTGGAAACACTCAAAATTGCTATACAGGCGGCAAAGATGCGCAGGGAACCTTTAGAGCACATTCTGTTGCATGGTCCCCCCGGGCTTGGGAAAACAACGGTGTCTTACATTATTGCCAATGAAATGGGAAAAGATTTGACCGTTACTTCCGGTCCAACCCTGGAAAAAGGTGGGGATCTTGTGGGTATTCTGACCAATTTGGGGGAGGGCGACATCCTTTTTGTGGACGAAATTCACAGGATTCCAAAGGTGGTTGAAGAGTTCCTATATCCGGCCATGGAGGATTTTGCCGTGGATTTTGTTTTTGACAAGGGAATTCATGCCAGAAGCCATAGATACAGGCTTAAACAGTTCGTGCTGATCGGGGCAACCACTCGGGTAGGACTTTTGTCCGCGCCGTTACGAGATCGTTTTGGCATATTTCGCACCCTGGATTTTTATTCTGTTGAAGAATTGACGGTGATTATTCAACGGTCTGCCCTGCTTTTAAAAACCCGTATTACAGATGACGGCGCTTGGGAGCTTGCAAAAAGATCACGGGGTACCCCCAGAATTGCCAACAGGCTTCTCAAGCGAGTCCGGGATTATGCCATGGTCAGGCATCAGGGGATTATGACAGCCGAAGGCGTCAAGGAGGCGCTGAGTCTGGAAGGCATTGATAACCTGGGGCTGACACCGTTGGATCGCAATTATCTTGAAACGATTATTCGATTCTACAATGGTGGACCTGTGGGGATAGAAGCCATTTCAGCAACATTGCAGGAGGAGACTGATACTTTGGTGGATGTCGTGGAACCTTATTTATTGAAAATTGGGCTTGTGCTGCGTACTTCCAGCGGCAGAAAAGCCTCGGATAATGCATACCGGCATTTGAATTTTGAAAAAAGAGCGTAA
- the ruvA gene encoding Holliday junction branch migration protein RuvA, translated as MIAYLEGTILRKEADGIILLAGHIGYEILLDNITLSMCMEKSRVNEIIALYIYYHVTERQPKPVLIGFLTPEDKEFFQLFITVAAIGPMKAIKALTRPVPQVARAIEDRDTAFLSQLTGIGKRTAEKIVATLNGKVLAFAATKKSEPDAALTEPTDALPEENQIMVRQVTEVLTEQLGHSAPSAKRMIRQALEKNPTISSPEDLFDEIYQETR; from the coding sequence ATGATCGCTTATCTTGAGGGCACAATTCTTCGTAAAGAGGCTGACGGCATTATTCTGCTGGCCGGCCACATCGGTTATGAGATCCTTTTGGACAACATTACCCTGTCCATGTGCATGGAAAAATCCCGGGTCAATGAAATAATTGCGTTGTATATTTATTACCATGTTACAGAGCGGCAACCCAAACCCGTTCTCATCGGGTTTTTAACTCCGGAAGACAAAGAATTTTTCCAGTTGTTCATCACTGTGGCTGCCATAGGACCCATGAAAGCAATAAAGGCCCTGACAAGACCGGTTCCACAGGTGGCCCGAGCCATTGAAGACCGCGATACGGCCTTTTTATCTCAATTGACAGGTATTGGAAAAAGAACAGCAGAGAAAATTGTCGCCACACTCAACGGAAAGGTTCTGGCTTTTGCTGCAACCAAAAAATCTGAGCCTGATGCTGCGCTAACTGAACCAACGGATGCGTTGCCTGAAGAAAATCAGATTATGGTCAGACAGGTGACTGAAGTCCTTACTGAACAGCTTGGGCACTCTGCGCCATCGGCAAAAAGAATGATCCGGCAGGCCCTTGAAAAAAATCCAACCATCAGTTCGCCGGAGGATCTGTTTGACGAAATTTATCAGGAGACCAGATGA
- a CDS encoding crossover junction endodeoxyribonuclease RuvC — translation MKIIGIDPGLAGTGIGVIEGEGRHIAGYSFGSISTNAGESTPVRLNQIYCKTKSFLLDQQPDLVVIEDIYSLEKYPGSGIMLGKVSGVLLLAAFKAGVQIREVAVREVKKVISGNGSADKCQVERAVRHLLNHHEPIRPFHASDALGMALTGLFRYGGDWGKKI, via the coding sequence ATGAAAATCATAGGCATTGACCCCGGTCTTGCCGGAACCGGCATCGGGGTCATTGAAGGGGAAGGCCGTCATATTGCTGGCTATTCCTTTGGCAGCATCTCCACAAATGCCGGTGAATCAACGCCGGTTAGACTAAATCAAATATATTGTAAAACCAAATCTTTTTTACTTGATCAACAGCCGGACCTTGTTGTTATTGAAGATATTTACTCACTTGAAAAATATCCGGGATCAGGTATTATGTTGGGAAAAGTCTCAGGGGTGTTGCTTCTGGCGGCCTTTAAAGCGGGAGTGCAGATTCGCGAGGTGGCAGTCAGAGAGGTTAAAAAAGTGATTTCGGGCAATGGCAGTGCGGATAAGTGTCAGGTGGAACGTGCCGTGCGTCACTTGCTAAATCACCATGAGCCCATTCGTCCTTTCCACGCGTCGGATGCGTTGGGGATGGCATTAACCGGGCTTTTTCGATATGGGGGTGATTGGGGTAAGAAAATTTAA
- the ybgF gene encoding tol-pal system protein YbgF yields MKPLCFYPCLAAVVLIAGCIAPNQYEALETRVAVIEQNNSRRNRLDQTKTDDFGHLKQKVDEFTKITRENYAEVKYDIQSLKDDFHKIQGQLEEVRFKFGITGQERQESLEKRLERLDNAISRNYEKVIALEKYMGFEPSVSGPKDQNDDSVSGEMKDTEDGLYGHAKKLFDQGDLESAKIQFENFINKYPDSKNADNARFWIADSYYAEEWYEKAILEYQKVLENYPNSNKNAAARLKQGYAFAALGEKANARLILKELITRYPNSQEAKYAKEKLKNLN; encoded by the coding sequence ATGAAACCTTTGTGTTTTTATCCCTGCCTTGCAGCCGTTGTTTTGATAGCGGGCTGCATAGCACCCAATCAGTATGAGGCACTGGAGACCCGGGTGGCCGTTATAGAACAGAATAACAGCCGTCGGAATAGGCTTGATCAGACAAAGACAGACGATTTTGGACACCTTAAACAAAAGGTAGATGAGTTCACCAAAATCACCCGTGAGAATTATGCTGAAGTTAAGTATGATATTCAGTCGTTAAAGGACGATTTTCACAAAATTCAGGGACAGCTCGAAGAGGTGCGTTTCAAGTTCGGTATAACTGGTCAGGAACGTCAGGAAAGTTTGGAAAAAAGACTGGAGCGCTTGGATAATGCCATTTCCAGGAATTATGAAAAGGTGATTGCACTGGAAAAATACATGGGGTTTGAACCCAGTGTGTCAGGGCCGAAAGACCAAAATGATGATTCTGTATCCGGTGAGATGAAGGATACCGAGGATGGTCTGTACGGCCATGCAAAAAAATTGTTTGACCAAGGCGACTTGGAAAGCGCTAAGATTCAATTCGAAAATTTTATCAATAAATACCCGGATTCCAAAAACGCCGACAATGCAAGGTTCTGGATCGCCGATTCTTATTATGCTGAAGAGTGGTATGAAAAGGCCATTCTGGAATATCAGAAAGTACTGGAAAATTATCCAAATTCAAATAAAAATGCAGCCGCCCGACTTAAACAAGGATACGCATTTGCAGCCCTTGGTGAAAAGGCTAATGCAAGACTGATCCTCAAAGAGCTGATCACGCGGTATCCCAATTCCCAGGAAGCAAAGTATGCCAAGGAAAAGCTTAAAAATCTCAATTGA